One Elusimicrobiaceae bacterium genomic window, GCGCGATGAGTATGACTTTCTGAGCCCTGTCTGTAAATCTGGTTCCCATTATTCTGCCTCTTGCGCGGCGCCGCCGCCGGAATTTTGTTGTGATTGAAAATGGCAATCGGTATTTTCGCAATGATATTATAGTAAATGACGTATACTTTTTCCATAACATTAACAGGCGGCGCGGCGGCGCGGGCGCGGGCAGGCGGCGCGGGTATTGCCAGAAACGTCCGGCAAATGCTACAATCGGGTTAATGCTTCGCGCATACATACCAGCGCTGTCCGGCATATCCGAACGCAAAGCAAGCAGAAATTCAACTCGGCGGAACGCCGGGCGCCCGGTTGGAACCAGAACATCGGGAGAGCCTGTGTGCGACGCTTTTTATCAGGATAGTTAATGAATAATTACCCGACGCACAATAAAGGGGCAAGGCCCCCCAGAAAGAACCATCAGATCCGCATTTCGCCGATAAGGGTGGTGGACGAGAACGGAGGGATGCTCGGCATTCTGCCGGTTGACGAAGCGATCCAGATGGCCGAAAGCAAAGGGCTTGACCTGGTGGAAATCGCGCCGGAAGGCAAACCGCCTGTCTGCAAGATAATGAATTATTCAAAGCATCTCTATAACGAGGAGAAGAAGAAACGGGAAGCGCGCAAGAAACAGAAAGCGACCACGATCAAGGAAATCAAATTCCGTCCGCGGATCGCCACGCATGACCTGGAAACGAAGATGTCGCACATGGAAGCTCTTTTCCACAAATACGACAAAGTGCGCCTCACTATTGAATTTCGCGGCCGGGAAAACCAGCATAAGGATATCGGCCGGAAACTGCTGGAAGAGCTTGTTTCGCGGTACGACGACATGGCCGCGCCCGACAACGGGATCCAGATGCTGGGCAACAAGCTTTCGGTAGTGTTCAACTCAAAAATCAAGGAAGAAGACAGCGATGCCTAAAATAAGAAGCCACAGCGGAGCAAAGAAACGGTTCAGCAAAACCGCGTCCGGCAAATGGAAACACAGAAAAGCCGGGCTCAGACACCTGCTCACACCGATGTCAGCGAAACGGGGCCGCAACCTCAGACAGGCCAACGTGCTCGAGAACACCGCGTCGGAAAGCAAAGTGCTGAATCTGTACCTTCCCTATAAGTAACCGGGGAACAATGCCGGCGCTCGATACGACCGCCGGCATTCAACAGGGGCTGGACGAGGTACGGCAGACCGAAGTCCGCCCGGTCAGGCAACGGGCGCAACCGCGCCGGAGAGATCAATATGAGAATCAAATTCAGCGTACCAAGACACGCGAGAAAGAAAAAGCTCTTGAAACTTGCCAGAGGCTATTACGCCGACAAACGAACCAGGCTGAGAATGGCTATCCAGCAGCTCAACAAGTCTGGCGTGCATGCGTTCACCAGCCGCAAGGACAAGAAAGGCGATTACCGCCAGTTGTGGATCGCCCGGATCAACGCGGCGGTTCGTGAGCACGAAATGAACTATTCCCGCTTTATTAACGGAATGAAGAAAGCCGGTATCGAACTGAACCGCAAGATGCTTGCTGAAATGGCGGTAAAAGATCCCGGTTCATTCTCCCGGCTGGTTGAACTCGCCAAAAAGTCCTGAACGCGGAAGCCATTATGAACCGCGGGGACTGGGAAACAAAGTGCTCCGCCATAAGGGAGCATTACCAAAACGCAATCGGCCAGGCTGACGCACCCGACGCGCTTGAGGACATGCAGATCAGGTGTCTGGGCCGCAAAGGCGAGCTGACCGAGCTGCTTAAATCCCTGAAAGACCTTTCCCTGGAGGACAAGAAAATTCTTGGTCCTCTAGGGAATTCTTTAAAGGAGGAGCTTTCCGCGCTGTTTGACGGGCGGAAAGCCGCGTTGCTGCGCGCGGAGACGGACGCCAGGCTCGCGCGGGAAACACTGGACGTGACTCTGCCGGGCTACCCGATGCCGGACGGCAGGCTTCACCCGCTGACCGTTGCGATGCGGCGCATGGCGGAGCTGCTGGGCGGGATGGGTTTTTCGTGGGCGGAAGGCCCGCACATAGAGGACGAGTTTTATAATTTCGACGCGCTTAACACACCCGCGCACCACCCGTCGCGCGACCAGCACGACACGATTTATGTAAAAACCGGGAAAGGCCCGCGCCTGCTCATGCGCACACACACCTCGCCGATCCAGGTGCGGTATATGCGTGCGCACAAACCGCCGATCCGCGCGTTCGCTCCGGGCCGGGCGGTCCGCAACGACGCGATTGACGCAAGCCACTCGCCCGTGTTTCACCAGATCGAAGGCCTGTATGTCGATAGAAACGTCAATATGGCGGACCTGAAATTCACGCTCACAACCTTCATGCACGGATTGTTCGGGCCTGGCGCGGAGATCCGGTTCAGACCGAGTTATTTCTCGTTCGTCGAACCGGGCGTCGAGGTTGACGTCAAATGCGTATTCTGCAAACCGGGGCAGCACTGCCCGGTCTGCAAATCCACCGGCTGGCTGGAAATGCTCGGCGCGGGCATGGTGCACCCCAACGTGCTCAAAGCGGGCGGAATTGACCCGGCGCAGTGGCGCGGTTTCGCATTCGGCATGGGCATCGAGCGGCTCGCCATGCTAATGTACGGGATAGACGATATCCGCACATTCTACGAAAACGATATTCGGATGTTAAAACAGTTCTAATGCGGTTACTGCAAAGCTGGCTCAGCGATTTTATAGACATTGATCTCACACCGGACGAACTCGCCGGGAAATTCACGCTGCTCGGCATAGAAGTCGAGGCGATGGAGAAAACCGGCGCGTGCTTTACCGGCGTGCGCGTTGCGGAAATACTTAAAATTGACAAACACCCGAACGCCGACAAACTCTCGCTGGTGCTGGTCAACACCGGCGCCGGGGAGCAGACCGTGGTGTGCGGCGCGAAAAACATCGCGGTGGGCCAGAAGATCCCGCTGGCCGGCGTTGGCGCGAAACTGCCGGACGGCGAGCTGAAAAAGACAAGTATCCGGGGCGTGGAATCGTGCGGAATGATCTGCTCGGCTGGCGAACTGCAAGTTGCCGAAAGCGGCCCGGCGCACGAGCACGGCATCATGGTGCTCGACGCGGGCCTCGCGCCCGGCGCCGACGTAGCCGCCCTGTTCGGCGAGCCGGACTGCGTGTTTGAGCTGAAAATCACGCCGAACCGCCCGGAACTGCTGTCGGTGCTAGGCATCGCGCGGGAGCTGGCGGTCCAGCT contains:
- the infC gene encoding translation initiation factor IF-3 — translated: MNNYPTHNKGARPPRKNHQIRISPIRVVDENGGMLGILPVDEAIQMAESKGLDLVEIAPEGKPPVCKIMNYSKHLYNEEKKKREARKKQKATTIKEIKFRPRIATHDLETKMSHMEALFHKYDKVRLTIEFRGRENQHKDIGRKLLEELVSRYDDMAAPDNGIQMLGNKLSVVFNSKIKEEDSDA
- the rpmI gene encoding 50S ribosomal protein L35 — encoded protein: MPKIRSHSGAKKRFSKTASGKWKHRKAGLRHLLTPMSAKRGRNLRQANVLENTASESKVLNLYLPYK
- the rplT gene encoding 50S ribosomal protein L20, with amino-acid sequence MRIKFSVPRHARKKKLLKLARGYYADKRTRLRMAIQQLNKSGVHAFTSRKDKKGDYRQLWIARINAAVREHEMNYSRFINGMKKAGIELNRKMLAEMAVKDPGSFSRLVELAKKS
- the pheS gene encoding phenylalanine--tRNA ligase subunit alpha, giving the protein MNRGDWETKCSAIREHYQNAIGQADAPDALEDMQIRCLGRKGELTELLKSLKDLSLEDKKILGPLGNSLKEELSALFDGRKAALLRAETDARLARETLDVTLPGYPMPDGRLHPLTVAMRRMAELLGGMGFSWAEGPHIEDEFYNFDALNTPAHHPSRDQHDTIYVKTGKGPRLLMRTHTSPIQVRYMRAHKPPIRAFAPGRAVRNDAIDASHSPVFHQIEGLYVDRNVNMADLKFTLTTFMHGLFGPGAEIRFRPSYFSFVEPGVEVDVKCVFCKPGQHCPVCKSTGWLEMLGAGMVHPNVLKAGGIDPAQWRGFAFGMGIERLAMLMYGIDDIRTFYENDIRMLKQF